A stretch of bacterium DNA encodes these proteins:
- a CDS encoding GntR family transcriptional regulator — MIEIDPRDARPIWRQIEQGLRDLIRRGRLEPGVAVPSVRELARSQRVNPATVSKAYRSLTDAGYLEVRRGEGTFVAVTAPRLDSRRRREILRSEAARLIEFAMGLDVSADELSSVLDEIWSEHLEGATSLRERKHARIRL, encoded by the coding sequence ATGATCGAAATAGACCCTAGAGACGCTCGACCCATTTGGCGCCAAATCGAGCAGGGGCTGCGCGACCTGATTCGGAGGGGACGGCTCGAACCGGGCGTTGCCGTTCCGTCGGTCCGCGAACTTGCCAGGTCACAGCGGGTGAACCCGGCGACGGTCTCCAAGGCCTACCGCAGCCTGACCGACGCCGGCTATCTCGAGGTGCGTCGTGGAGAGGGAACGTTCGTGGCAGTCACCGCACCGCGCCTGGACAGCCGCCGTCGTCGAGAGATCCTGCGGTCCGAAGCGGCTCGTCTCATCGAGTTCGCCATGGGCCTGGATGTGAGTGCTGATGAGCTCTCCAGTGTGCTCGACGAGATCTGGTCCGAGCACCTGGAGGGTGCCACGAGTTTGCGGGAGAGGAAGCATGCCCGAATCCGACTGTGA
- a CDS encoding DUF2277 domain-containing protein, with the protein MCRNIRSLFNFDPAATDEELRDAALQYVRKISGMRAPSRANEATFDRAVDEVAAATQRLVDGLETTSPRRNREEERAKARARWQKRSARIQTAG; encoded by the coding sequence ATGTGCCGAAACATCCGTTCCCTTTTCAATTTCGATCCAGCAGCCACTGACGAGGAGCTGCGCGACGCGGCGCTCCAGTACGTGCGCAAGATCAGCGGCATGCGCGCGCCGTCCAGGGCCAACGAGGCTACCTTCGATCGGGCGGTCGACGAAGTCGCCGCGGCCACCCAGCGCTTGGTCGACGGCCTCGAAACCACCTCGCCGCGACGCAATCGCGAAGAGGAGCGCGCCAAGGCCCGGGCGCGCTGGCAGAAGCGGTCCGCGCGCATTCAAACAGCGGGCTAA
- a CDS encoding dihydroorotate dehydrogenase-like protein, which produces MDLTTDYLGLELANPFMTGASPLADDLDTVKQLEDAGASAITVRSLFEEQIDQEQVATADFLDSPAYSFAEALSYLPAPTEFALGPEEYLEQIRLIRDAVDVPVVASLNGTHGGRWLDYAELIEEAGASALELNLYELVTSVDETVVDVEDSSVQMVYELKARIGIPLAVKLSPYYTALPSFAGRLESAGAEGLILFNRFYQADIDVEELDVVRSLNLSSPTTLLLRLRWLAVLSSQLRCSLAVSGGVHTGVDAVKAVMCGAHGVQMVSALLKNGPGRLAEIRTQFENWLVEHEYESLNQMRGSMNLEHSPDPAAFERANYMQILQSWRGHG; this is translated from the coding sequence ATGGATCTGACCACCGACTATCTGGGCCTCGAGCTGGCGAATCCCTTCATGACGGGCGCGTCGCCGCTCGCGGACGATCTCGATACCGTCAAGCAGCTCGAAGACGCCGGGGCGTCCGCGATCACCGTGCGATCGTTGTTCGAAGAACAGATCGACCAGGAACAGGTCGCAACTGCGGACTTTCTGGATTCGCCGGCCTATTCGTTTGCCGAGGCGCTGAGCTATCTGCCGGCGCCGACCGAGTTTGCGCTCGGACCCGAGGAGTATCTGGAGCAGATTCGCCTGATTCGCGACGCGGTCGACGTTCCGGTCGTGGCGTCACTCAACGGAACCCACGGCGGTCGCTGGCTCGACTACGCGGAGTTGATCGAGGAGGCCGGTGCCTCGGCGCTCGAGCTGAACCTCTACGAGCTGGTGACCTCGGTCGACGAGACCGTGGTCGATGTCGAGGACTCGAGCGTGCAGATGGTCTACGAGCTCAAAGCCCGGATCGGTATTCCGCTGGCGGTCAAGCTGTCGCCGTACTACACGGCTCTGCCGAGCTTCGCGGGGCGTCTGGAGAGCGCCGGCGCCGAGGGGCTGATTCTCTTCAACCGCTTCTACCAGGCCGATATCGACGTCGAGGAGCTCGACGTGGTGCGCAGCCTGAACCTGTCGAGCCCGACCACGCTTTTGCTGCGTTTGCGTTGGCTCGCGGTTCTCTCGAGCCAGCTGCGATGCTCACTGGCGGTTTCGGGAGGTGTCCACACCGGGGTCGACGCGGTCAAGGCCGTCATGTGCGGTGCTCACGGGGTTCAGATGGTGTCGGCGTTGCTCAAGAACGGCCCTGGGCGGCTGGCGGAGATCCGAACCCAGTTCGAGAACTGGCTGGTGGAGCATGAGTACGAATCGCTCAACCAGATGCGCGGCAGCATGAACCTGGAGCACTCTCCGGATCCCGCGGCGTTCGAGCGAGCAAACTACATGCAGATTCTCCAAAGCTGGCGCGGTCACGGCTAG
- a CDS encoding HD domain-containing protein, whose amino-acid sequence MHHKRGTGRSARAPRRFASFVSLRPAPQAVHTRIGGTGPRRWVASFEATRGATQDHRACYTRRPKKGHEEACLAVSETTSGRFTELKREIRERREREFLAPIAVCSADSRGREQEEAPDPYRTCFERDRDRILYSKPFRRLKQKAQVFINPEGDHVVTRLTHTLQVTQIARSLAAALGLNETLTEAICLGHEVGHAPFGHIGEEALSPYVEGEWLHSEQGVRVFSVLEPINLSWEVLDGIRAHTWKITPGPATQEGMLIRYADRIAYLVHDMEDAVRAGILTHAMLPAESRAVFGEPGRQWVSTMIHAVIDESIRLGEVAIAPRVLEAMNGFRAFMFENVYLRPESKIQAAKAVRILRDLVDYYLDHPDEMPASYRLREEPLVTQVLDVVAGMTDRYALRVHDQIFRPARTV is encoded by the coding sequence ATGCATCACAAGCGCGGTACAGGTCGCTCGGCGAGAGCTCCGCGACGGTTCGCATCCTTCGTCAGTCTCCGGCCGGCTCCCCAGGCCGTCCATACCCGTATAGGCGGGACCGGACCACGCCGCTGGGTAGCCTCGTTCGAGGCGACCCGGGGCGCCACACAAGACCATCGCGCCTGCTACACTCGCCGCCCCAAAAAGGGGCATGAGGAGGCTTGTTTGGCCGTCAGCGAAACCACTTCAGGACGCTTTACAGAGCTCAAACGTGAGATCAGAGAGCGGCGCGAGCGCGAGTTTCTGGCGCCGATCGCGGTCTGTTCGGCGGACAGCCGCGGCCGCGAGCAAGAGGAAGCTCCGGATCCCTACCGGACCTGCTTCGAGCGGGACCGAGACCGGATCCTCTACTCGAAACCGTTTCGCCGCCTCAAGCAAAAGGCGCAGGTCTTCATCAATCCCGAGGGCGACCATGTCGTCACCCGGTTGACGCACACCCTTCAGGTCACCCAGATCGCTCGCTCGCTGGCCGCCGCGCTGGGCCTCAACGAGACCCTGACCGAGGCTATCTGTCTCGGCCATGAAGTCGGGCACGCACCGTTCGGGCACATCGGCGAAGAGGCCCTGTCGCCGTACGTCGAAGGCGAGTGGCTCCACTCCGAACAGGGCGTACGCGTCTTCAGCGTCCTCGAGCCGATCAATCTGAGTTGGGAAGTTCTCGACGGCATCCGCGCCCATACCTGGAAAATCACACCTGGGCCCGCCACTCAGGAAGGCATGTTGATCCGCTACGCCGACCGCATCGCCTATCTGGTCCACGACATGGAGGATGCGGTGCGTGCGGGCATTCTCACTCACGCGATGCTGCCGGCAGAGAGCCGCGCGGTCTTCGGCGAACCCGGACGGCAATGGGTCTCGACCATGATCCACGCCGTCATCGACGAGTCGATTCGGCTGGGCGAGGTCGCCATAGCTCCCCGCGTGCTCGAGGCCATGAACGGCTTTCGCGCCTTCATGTTCGAGAACGTCTACCTGCGACCCGAGTCCAAGATCCAGGCCGCGAAGGCGGTGCGCATTCTCCGTGACCTCGTCGATTACTACCTCGACCATCCCGACGAGATGCCCGCGAGCTACCGCCTGCGCGAGGAGCCCCTCGTGACCCAGGTCCTCGACGTGGTCGCGGGCATGACCGACCGCTACGCCCTGCGGGTCCACGACCAGATCTTCCGGCCGGCCAGAACCGTCTAG
- a CDS encoding MFS transporter gives MDGNRPSRGYPAYALAVLVLVYVFNFIDRQILSILAEDIKADLGLSDASLGFLYGTAFAVFYAIFGIPLGRLADIWTRKKVIAIGLFAWSAMTALSGTARSLASLAAFRIGVGIGESSASPAAFSMLGDYFPPRRRATAVAVYSSGVFIGSGVGLFLGGWIVDSWNSAFPTGGPFGLVGWQAAFFGVGLPGLLMALWVWTLREPARGASEGLAAAELHPHPFRELFREIAAIVPPFTVLSIARGESGLRGVVRNLAIAGACAATAWALTAATGDTIQWVALAIGLYAFFSWLQGLALRDRPAYVLIYRSRAMVFGMLGFGFLSFAGYGLGFWFAPYFIRVFDAGVGQVGMVLGVVTAVAGWLGVTTGGVFSDWLKQRNPRARLHVGMATAAAALAVGVLFLNSGERTTAYALVFGFQLSSPFWIGSAVALANEIVLPRMRASASAFYLLAVTFVGLALGPYAIGKLSDRFVSAGAPSAEALQRALMVSLAAYILAFVLLWIASRFVEREEGDRVERARAAGEA, from the coding sequence GTGGACGGAAACCGTCCATCGAGGGGCTATCCCGCATACGCCCTGGCCGTACTCGTCCTGGTCTACGTCTTCAACTTTATCGACCGGCAGATCCTCTCGATCCTCGCCGAGGACATCAAGGCCGACCTGGGGCTCTCGGACGCCAGCCTGGGCTTCCTCTACGGCACGGCGTTCGCGGTCTTCTACGCCATCTTCGGCATCCCGCTCGGACGCCTGGCTGACATCTGGACTCGCAAGAAGGTGATCGCAATCGGCCTGTTCGCCTGGAGCGCGATGACGGCGCTCTCCGGCACGGCCCGGAGCCTCGCGAGCCTGGCCGCGTTTCGGATCGGCGTCGGCATCGGCGAGTCGAGTGCCAGCCCGGCGGCGTTCTCGATGCTCGGCGACTACTTCCCGCCTCGCCGGCGAGCCACGGCCGTCGCCGTCTATTCGAGCGGCGTCTTCATCGGCTCGGGCGTCGGGCTCTTTCTCGGCGGCTGGATCGTCGACTCCTGGAACAGCGCTTTCCCGACCGGCGGCCCGTTCGGCCTGGTCGGCTGGCAAGCGGCGTTCTTCGGCGTCGGCCTGCCGGGGCTCCTGATGGCGCTCTGGGTCTGGACGCTCCGCGAGCCGGCCCGCGGCGCTTCGGAGGGTCTGGCCGCCGCTGAGCTTCATCCTCATCCTTTTCGAGAGCTCTTCCGAGAGATCGCGGCCATCGTGCCGCCGTTCACCGTGCTCTCGATCGCACGCGGTGAATCGGGGCTTCGCGGCGTGGTCCGAAACCTGGCTATCGCGGGCGCCTGCGCCGCGACCGCCTGGGCGCTGACCGCTGCGACCGGGGACACCATTCAATGGGTCGCCCTGGCCATCGGTCTCTACGCTTTCTTTTCCTGGCTGCAGGGCCTCGCGCTCCGCGACCGGCCGGCGTATGTGCTCATCTACCGAAGCCGAGCCATGGTGTTCGGCATGCTCGGCTTCGGATTCCTGTCGTTCGCCGGCTATGGCCTCGGCTTCTGGTTCGCTCCCTACTTCATTCGCGTCTTCGACGCCGGCGTCGGCCAGGTGGGTATGGTCCTCGGCGTGGTGACCGCGGTGGCGGGCTGGCTGGGCGTAACGACCGGCGGCGTCTTTTCGGACTGGCTCAAGCAAAGGAATCCCCGCGCCCGGCTTCACGTGGGCATGGCAACGGCCGCCGCGGCTCTCGCCGTTGGAGTGCTTTTCCTCAACTCGGGCGAGCGCACCACCGCCTACGCCCTGGTCTTCGGCTTTCAACTGTCCTCGCCGTTTTGGATCGGATCGGCGGTGGCGCTGGCCAACGAAATCGTCCTGCCGCGCATGCGCGCCTCGGCCTCCGCCTTTTACCTCCTGGCGGTCACTTTCGTCGGACTGGCTCTCGGCCCGTACGCGATCGGCAAGCTGAGCGACCGCTTCGTGAGCGCCGGCGCGCCAAGTGCCGAGGCACTTCAGCGCGCCCTCATGGTCTCGCTGGCGGCCTACATCCTGGCTTTTGTCCTGCTTTGGATCGCCAGCCGCTTCGTAGAGCGCGAAGAGGGCGACCGCGTCGAGCGCGCCCGGGCGGCGGGCGAGGCCTAG
- a CDS encoding ABC transporter ATP-binding protein, translating into MPESDCDLHLQNVSIAYGRSPVLEDVTFQVRRGTTYALLGRNGTGKSSLIRSLLGHRPARAGKIRLLGEDPWKKRKSLMNEIGVVPETPDAPPRMRVAQLLRFCRRLYPRWSQAETKARLERFSIPLDVPFGKLSRGQKTQVHLALALGHQPEILILDDPTLGLDAVARKSLFEELVDEMAEHKPTVLIATHDLLGVERIAERVGILHEGRLVMDEDIDALKRGFRKLMFSNKVDPAVVSREVEALQPIAVETNSWGTEAIVALEPAGTATELFGTPAGALSVEEIFVAVTGSGGPA; encoded by the coding sequence ATGCCCGAATCCGACTGTGACCTCCATCTCCAGAACGTCTCTATTGCCTACGGGAGAAGCCCCGTTCTGGAAGATGTCACCTTCCAAGTTCGGCGTGGCACTACCTACGCGCTGCTGGGTCGAAACGGCACCGGCAAGTCGTCGCTCATTCGGAGTCTTCTCGGCCATAGACCCGCGCGCGCCGGAAAGATTCGGCTACTCGGCGAAGACCCCTGGAAGAAGCGCAAGTCCTTGATGAACGAGATCGGCGTTGTCCCCGAGACGCCCGATGCGCCGCCGAGAATGAGGGTCGCGCAACTCCTGCGCTTCTGCCGGCGTCTCTACCCTCGGTGGTCCCAGGCAGAAACCAAAGCTCGACTCGAGCGTTTTTCGATTCCACTCGACGTGCCTTTCGGAAAGCTCTCGCGCGGCCAGAAGACCCAGGTGCACCTGGCCCTGGCTCTGGGGCACCAACCCGAGATCTTGATTCTGGACGACCCCACACTCGGTCTCGACGCGGTCGCCCGCAAATCGCTGTTCGAGGAGTTGGTTGACGAAATGGCCGAGCACAAGCCAACGGTCCTCATCGCTACTCATGACCTGCTCGGAGTCGAGAGGATCGCGGAACGCGTTGGCATCCTTCACGAGGGCCGGCTGGTCATGGACGAGGACATCGACGCCCTCAAGCGGGGCTTCAGAAAGCTGATGTTCTCCAACAAGGTCGATCCGGCAGTCGTGTCGCGCGAGGTCGAGGCCCTTCAGCCGATCGCCGTCGAAACCAACAGTTGGGGCACCGAGGCCATTGTCGCGCTGGAGCCAGCCGGTACGGCGACCGAGCTGTTCGGCACTCCGGCCGGAGCGCTCTCCGTCGAAGAGATCTTCGTCGCAGTCACCGGCTCGGGAGGTCCGGCATGA
- the nifJ gene encoding pyruvate:ferredoxin (flavodoxin) oxidoreductase, with product MNKPSMTTIDGNEAAASVAYRTNEVIAIYPITPASPMGELADAWSVEKRQNVWGQVPDVVEMQSEGGAAGAVHGAIQAGSLGTSFTASQGLLLKIPNMYKIAGELTPFVLHVAARTLATHALSIFCDHSDVMAARQTGFAFLVSGSVQEAHDMAAIAQAATLESRVPFLHFFDGFRTSHEIQKIAELSDAVLREMIDLRWVEAHRARALTPDSPVLRGTAQNPDAFFQAREACNGFYDACPGIVRSTMARFAELTGRQYDLFEYAGHPEAERVLVLMGSGAETAHETMARLAGAGEKVGVLKVRLYRPFDVEAFARALPATVRSLAVLDRTKEPGAVGDPLYLDVIAATREAENQGVAPWSESPSIVAGRYGLSSKEFDPACVESVLRELAAPSPRNHFTVGIVDDVTQTSLEVSQEGDVPADEKSVRAIFFGLGSDGTVSANKNSIKIIGENTDKHVQGYFVYDSKKAGAITVSHLRFGDLPIRSAYLVRQAQFVACHQFDFLERFDVLERASHGATFLLNSPHAADQVWDWLPREVQETIIEKDLVFWVIDAYGLARELGLGGRVNTIMQACFFALTDILPRDEALAEVKKALEKSYGKRGPVLVEKNFRAVDAAVTRLYPVEVPPQATAKRGRPPIVATEAPDFVQKVTSVMLAGKGDLLPVSAFPVDGTWQTGTTQWEKRNIAQEIPIWDPKICIQCNHCVLVCPHAAIRSKVFEAASGNGGNGGIGDKGSSAPDSFQSVPYKAKEFKGLQYSLQVAPEDCTGCHLCVEVCPAKDKASPKRKAINMEEQRPIRDRERENYRYFLDIPDIDRALVQRLDAKGSQFLEPLFEYSGACAGCGETPYVKLMTQLFGDRLLIANATGCSSIYGGNLPTTPFTKDRNGRGPAWSNSLFEDNAEFGLGFRLAVDHLSGQARSLLAGLEGRVGQGLVKEILAAEPDDEAAFAEQRRRVERLKTKLDELAGAAGAAGTAGTAGTDNQDAARLREVCDYLVPKSVWLLGGDGWAYDIGYGGLDHVLSLRRNVNVLVMDTEVYSNTGGQASKATPLGAAAKFAVAGKEIAKKDLGLEQMSYGHVYVASIAFGADMNHAVKALREAEAYPGPSLVIAYSPCIAHGYDLAHGVEHQKMLVDTGIWPLYRYDPRRATEGLPPLKLDSRAPRRQVRDILPLETRFRMVEKLDPARYREFLAESQRQAERRYAIYQQLAEVSVPQSEADAEQEAASTASTASN from the coding sequence ATGAACAAACCGAGTATGACTACCATCGATGGCAACGAGGCCGCCGCCTCGGTCGCCTATCGAACCAACGAAGTAATCGCGATCTACCCGATTACACCGGCCTCTCCGATGGGCGAGCTGGCCGATGCGTGGTCGGTCGAGAAACGGCAGAACGTCTGGGGTCAGGTGCCGGATGTCGTCGAGATGCAGTCCGAGGGAGGAGCGGCGGGAGCCGTCCACGGAGCCATTCAGGCCGGCTCGCTGGGCACCAGCTTCACCGCGTCGCAGGGGCTGCTGCTCAAGATCCCGAACATGTACAAGATCGCCGGTGAGCTGACGCCTTTCGTGCTGCACGTGGCGGCGCGCACGCTCGCGACGCATGCGCTGTCGATCTTCTGTGACCATTCGGACGTCATGGCCGCCCGTCAAACGGGCTTCGCCTTTCTGGTTTCGGGTTCGGTGCAGGAAGCCCACGACATGGCCGCGATCGCCCAGGCGGCGACGCTCGAATCGCGGGTTCCGTTCCTGCACTTCTTCGACGGCTTCAGGACCTCGCACGAGATTCAGAAGATCGCGGAGCTGTCGGATGCCGTCCTGCGCGAGATGATCGACTTGCGCTGGGTCGAAGCTCATCGGGCCCGAGCACTCACTCCGGACAGTCCGGTCCTGCGGGGCACCGCCCAGAATCCCGATGCCTTCTTTCAAGCGCGAGAGGCCTGCAACGGCTTCTACGACGCCTGCCCCGGTATTGTCCGGTCGACCATGGCCCGGTTCGCCGAGCTCACGGGTCGGCAGTACGACCTCTTCGAGTACGCCGGTCATCCGGAGGCCGAGCGGGTCTTGGTGCTGATGGGATCCGGAGCCGAGACCGCGCACGAGACGATGGCGCGACTCGCCGGCGCGGGCGAGAAAGTCGGCGTGCTCAAGGTGCGGCTCTACAGGCCCTTCGACGTCGAGGCCTTCGCCCGAGCGCTGCCGGCAACGGTTCGCAGCCTGGCCGTCCTCGACCGGACCAAGGAGCCGGGTGCGGTGGGTGATCCGCTCTACCTCGACGTCATTGCGGCCACGCGTGAAGCCGAGAATCAAGGTGTCGCGCCCTGGTCCGAGTCTCCTTCGATCGTGGCCGGCCGCTATGGCCTTTCGTCCAAGGAGTTCGATCCGGCCTGCGTCGAGAGCGTTCTTCGCGAGCTGGCGGCGCCGAGTCCCCGCAACCACTTCACGGTCGGGATCGTCGACGACGTGACGCAGACCTCGCTGGAAGTGTCCCAAGAGGGCGACGTGCCGGCGGACGAGAAGAGTGTCCGAGCGATTTTCTTCGGACTCGGTTCGGACGGCACGGTGAGCGCCAACAAGAACTCGATCAAGATCATTGGCGAGAACACCGATAAGCACGTCCAGGGCTACTTCGTCTACGACTCGAAGAAAGCCGGCGCGATCACGGTCTCCCACCTGCGCTTCGGCGACCTCCCGATCCGTTCGGCCTACCTGGTGCGCCAGGCCCAGTTCGTCGCCTGCCATCAGTTCGACTTCCTCGAGCGCTTCGACGTTCTCGAGCGAGCGAGTCACGGTGCGACCTTCCTGTTGAACTCGCCGCACGCGGCCGATCAGGTCTGGGACTGGCTACCGAGGGAGGTCCAGGAAACCATCATCGAGAAAGACCTGGTCTTCTGGGTGATCGATGCCTACGGGCTGGCTCGCGAGCTGGGTTTGGGGGGACGCGTCAACACCATCATGCAGGCCTGCTTCTTCGCGTTGACCGACATCCTGCCTCGCGACGAAGCGCTGGCGGAGGTGAAGAAGGCGCTGGAGAAGAGCTACGGCAAGCGCGGTCCGGTGCTGGTCGAGAAGAACTTCCGGGCTGTCGACGCCGCGGTCACGAGACTGTACCCGGTGGAGGTCCCGCCGCAGGCGACGGCGAAGAGAGGCCGGCCGCCGATCGTTGCCACCGAGGCGCCGGATTTTGTTCAGAAGGTGACCTCGGTCATGCTGGCCGGCAAGGGCGACCTGCTGCCGGTGAGCGCCTTTCCGGTCGACGGAACCTGGCAAACCGGCACCACCCAGTGGGAGAAGCGCAATATCGCCCAGGAGATACCGATCTGGGACCCGAAGATCTGTATCCAGTGCAACCACTGCGTCCTGGTCTGTCCCCATGCGGCCATTCGCTCGAAGGTTTTCGAGGCGGCTAGCGGCAACGGGGGCAACGGAGGTATCGGAGACAAGGGCTCGTCCGCGCCGGATAGCTTCCAATCGGTGCCCTACAAGGCGAAGGAATTCAAGGGCCTTCAGTACTCGCTGCAGGTCGCGCCCGAGGATTGCACCGGCTGCCACCTGTGCGTCGAGGTCTGCCCGGCGAAGGACAAGGCCAGCCCGAAGCGCAAGGCGATCAACATGGAGGAACAGCGGCCGATACGCGACCGGGAACGCGAGAACTACAGGTACTTCCTGGACATTCCTGATATCGATCGAGCCCTGGTGCAGCGCCTGGACGCCAAGGGCTCGCAGTTCCTCGAGCCGCTGTTCGAGTACTCGGGAGCCTGTGCCGGCTGCGGAGAGACTCCCTACGTCAAGCTCATGACCCAGCTCTTCGGCGACCGGCTGTTGATCGCCAATGCCACCGGGTGCTCCTCGATCTACGGCGGCAACCTGCCGACGACGCCGTTTACCAAGGACCGGAACGGGCGTGGTCCGGCCTGGTCGAACTCGCTCTTCGAAGACAACGCCGAGTTCGGGCTCGGCTTCAGGCTGGCCGTGGATCATCTCTCGGGGCAGGCACGCTCACTGCTCGCCGGCCTCGAAGGGCGCGTCGGCCAGGGTCTGGTCAAAGAGATCTTGGCGGCCGAGCCGGATGACGAGGCCGCGTTCGCCGAGCAGCGCCGCCGGGTCGAGCGCTTGAAGACCAAGCTCGACGAGCTGGCCGGCGCTGCTGGCGCTGCTGGCACTGCTGGCACTGCTGGCACTGATAACCAAGATGCCGCCAGGCTTCGAGAGGTCTGCGATTACCTGGTGCCCAAGAGTGTCTGGCTGCTGGGCGGAGACGGCTGGGCTTACGACATCGGCTACGGCGGCCTCGATCACGTCCTGTCGCTCCGGCGCAACGTCAACGTGCTGGTGATGGACACCGAGGTGTACTCGAACACAGGCGGTCAGGCGTCGAAGGCGACGCCACTGGGCGCAGCCGCGAAGTTTGCCGTGGCGGGCAAGGAGATCGCCAAGAAGGACCTGGGGCTCGAGCAGATGAGCTACGGTCATGTCTATGTCGCTTCGATCGCGTTCGGCGCGGACATGAACCACGCCGTCAAGGCGCTGCGCGAGGCCGAGGCCTATCCCGGCCCCTCGCTGGTGATCGCCTACAGCCCCTGCATCGCTCATGGCTACGACCTCGCTCACGGGGTCGAGCACCAGAAGATGCTGGTCGACACCGGGATCTGGCCGCTCTACCGGTACGACCCGAGGCGTGCGACCGAAGGCCTGCCGCCGCTCAAGCTCGATTCCAGGGCTCCGCGCCGCCAGGTTCGAGACATTCTTCCGCTCGAGACCCGTTTTCGGATGGTGGAGAAGCTCGATCCGGCCCGCTACCGGGAATTCCTGGCAGAGAGCCAACGACAGGCCGAGCGCCGCTATGCGATCTACCAGCAGCTCGCGGAGGTTTCGGTACCGCAGAGCGAGGCCGATGCGGAGCAAGAAGCCGCTTCGACGGCTTCGACCGCATCGAATTGA